The following proteins are co-located in the Desulfovibrio intestinalis genome:
- a CDS encoding glycerate kinase, with amino-acid sequence MKIVIAPDSYKECLSALQVATFIELGFREVFPDAVYVKVPVADGGEGTVEAMVEATGGQRISVTVKGPLGEPVEAFYGLTGDGSTAVIEMATASGLGLVPPEKRNPLRTTSYGTGQLIRSALDAGARKFILGIGGSATNEGGAGMLQALGVRLLDADGQEIEPTGLGLGKLASIDMSTFDARLKECVIDVACDVDNPLCGPRGASAIFGPQKGATPELVQQLDGYLKNFAEITLRDLGVDMSEIPGAGAAGGMGGGMYAFLGGRLRPGSEIVTEAVGLDAVVKDADLVITGEGRIDGQTAFGKAPVGVARVAKLYGKPVIGIGGSLRHDADVVHNHGIDAVFSILSSPCTIAEALEAGESNLRTAARNIAASIAIGSKLGSVAATGK; translated from the coding sequence ATGAAAATTGTCATTGCGCCGGACTCGTACAAGGAATGTCTGTCGGCCTTACAGGTAGCCACGTTCATTGAGTTGGGCTTTCGAGAAGTGTTTCCTGATGCTGTCTACGTCAAGGTTCCCGTAGCTGACGGAGGCGAGGGAACAGTTGAGGCGATGGTAGAAGCTACTGGTGGTCAGCGCATATCCGTAACTGTCAAAGGCCCCCTGGGTGAACCAGTGGAAGCTTTTTACGGCCTTACGGGTGACGGCAGTACGGCTGTGATCGAAATGGCCACTGCCAGCGGCTTGGGGCTTGTGCCGCCTGAAAAGCGCAATCCTCTGCGCACCACAAGCTACGGCACTGGTCAATTGATTCGTTCTGCTCTTGATGCCGGAGCCCGTAAATTCATCCTCGGCATTGGCGGAAGCGCCACCAACGAAGGCGGAGCAGGCATGCTTCAGGCCCTTGGCGTGCGACTGCTTGATGCTGACGGTCAGGAAATCGAACCCACCGGACTTGGGCTTGGCAAGCTGGCCAGCATTGACATGTCTACCTTTGACGCTCGCTTGAAAGAGTGCGTCATTGACGTTGCCTGCGATGTGGACAACCCCCTGTGCGGCCCGCGTGGCGCATCGGCCATTTTTGGCCCTCAGAAAGGGGCTACCCCTGAATTGGTGCAGCAGCTTGACGGCTACCTTAAAAATTTTGCCGAGATTACGCTTCGTGATCTTGGCGTGGATATGTCCGAAATACCGGGTGCTGGCGCAGCTGGCGGTATGGGTGGGGGCATGTATGCCTTCCTGGGAGGGCGACTGCGCCCTGGAAGCGAAATCGTCACTGAGGCCGTGGGGCTGGACGCCGTGGTCAAAGACGCTGACCTTGTGATTACCGGAGAAGGCCGCATTGACGGCCAAACTGCCTTTGGCAAAGCTCCTGTAGGTGTCGCCCGCGTAGCGAAACTTTACGGCAAGCCTGTTATCGGCATAGGCGGTTCACTGCGTCACGACGCCGATGTTGTGCATAATCACGGCATTGACGCTGTATTCAGCATCCTTTCTAGCCCCTGCACAATCGCAGAAGCTCTGGAAGCGGGGGAAAGCAACCTTCGCACGGCGGCCCGCAATATTGCCGCAAGCATCGCCATTGGGAGCAAGCTCGGCTCCGTGGCGGCCACGGGAAAATAA
- a CDS encoding DUF4401 domain-containing protein — MNEVSASAHSDTDIPVVERASATEELLPPLTRSSLSFLCDSGGISPTAWSKALDFCGFRPDGSAWLAYWRQVSILGGVLFFLAGLICFIAWNWGDMRPFQRMGLVGLVVAGGGIGAVIRGLDTRLGQALLLTCGVAMGPMLAVFGQTYQTGAELWELFRVWTVLLVLLAIAGKQAGLWFASWLSGNVFVALWLGRSLSSPFDAFSQFFVLPEWLLVIACAVALWEWAARRAGQKESRAWLRSRWLPRLLFFDLIVRTTSYLIITIFDAYYVADGLVLWLPHQFVVLFAVIIACLSCWWYRKKEPDLFMLASLLGAGTVILIAVLAKSELFFDAGVVTAFLLWGLLIAGITAGLAKILLHLQRSMAVEQKSEAATGFSNSSGFTVFGRARPDVSWQALWKNLQAHGAVQAEDSLPRLEEPISPWYIRLLLSLGGWLTALLFVCFLGFLLFATLGIDSYEWLSILVVSVPILFVGRMLVAGNQIFSRHFGFALSITGSVGIAISLFLTFDKPMLACFALAVLLVGISIFMRAAAYTFLAAASICGCVAIGISFLLYEGLGDGLSAHLVSIAVNLSTLWWILVGLGLAYFCMREGKWRGSSRGPIADAWFFGAYAGMLLFQIAALGLPYGLNHFLSIPVIGAAGIGLGAAVGTACVAFFLTRKRSWQVRAAVMIGMVIFIVLSRYQPGATLAVFGLVLARQLGNAVMQGFVLAYLLAYMIFYYYNLAVPFSMKSAYLTITGVLLLLLALILQIWKTKMSKQEASHA, encoded by the coding sequence ATGAATGAAGTGAGCGCTTCCGCGCATTCTGATACGGATATTCCTGTGGTGGAGCGCGCTTCCGCTACTGAAGAACTTTTACCGCCTTTGACACGCAGCTCCCTGAGTTTTCTCTGTGATAGCGGGGGCATTTCGCCCACAGCATGGTCCAAGGCGCTTGATTTTTGCGGGTTCAGACCAGACGGTAGTGCATGGCTGGCTTATTGGCGTCAGGTCTCCATACTTGGCGGCGTGCTTTTTTTCCTGGCAGGCCTCATCTGTTTCATTGCCTGGAACTGGGGCGATATGCGTCCTTTCCAGCGCATGGGTCTTGTAGGTCTGGTTGTTGCGGGTGGAGGTATCGGGGCCGTCATTCGGGGGCTGGATACTCGTCTTGGGCAGGCCTTGCTGCTGACCTGCGGGGTTGCAATGGGGCCGATGCTGGCCGTGTTCGGTCAGACCTATCAGACAGGAGCAGAGCTTTGGGAACTGTTCAGGGTATGGACAGTCTTGCTGGTTTTGCTCGCCATTGCAGGAAAACAGGCCGGATTATGGTTTGCTTCCTGGCTTTCAGGCAATGTTTTTGTAGCTCTTTGGCTTGGGCGCAGTCTTTCGTCGCCCTTTGATGCTTTTAGCCAATTTTTTGTCCTTCCTGAATGGCTGCTTGTCATCGCCTGCGCCGTTGCACTTTGGGAATGGGCCGCGCGCAGGGCAGGACAAAAGGAATCCCGCGCATGGTTGCGGTCGCGCTGGCTGCCCAGACTTCTCTTTTTTGATCTGATTGTCAGAACTACCTCCTATCTGATTATCACTATCTTTGATGCATATTATGTGGCGGATGGTTTGGTATTATGGCTGCCCCATCAATTTGTTGTCCTTTTTGCGGTGATCATCGCGTGCCTTTCATGCTGGTGGTATAGAAAAAAAGAACCTGATCTTTTTATGCTTGCATCATTGCTTGGAGCGGGCACAGTTATTTTGATCGCTGTGCTGGCCAAGAGCGAGCTGTTTTTTGATGCCGGCGTGGTTACTGCTTTTTTGCTGTGGGGCCTTCTTATTGCCGGCATCACTGCGGGATTGGCAAAAATTCTGCTGCATTTGCAACGGAGCATGGCTGTCGAGCAAAAGAGCGAAGCCGCAACAGGTTTTTCAAATTCTTCTGGCTTTACTGTTTTTGGCCGTGCCCGGCCTGATGTTTCGTGGCAGGCATTATGGAAAAATCTGCAAGCCCACGGCGCGGTTCAGGCGGAGGATTCCTTGCCAAGGCTGGAAGAACCCATATCCCCGTGGTATATACGCCTGCTGTTATCATTGGGGGGCTGGCTGACGGCGCTTCTATTTGTCTGTTTTTTGGGCTTTTTGCTGTTTGCCACACTGGGAATCGATTCATATGAATGGTTGAGCATTCTTGTTGTCTCAGTGCCAATACTGTTTGTGGGCCGTATGCTGGTAGCCGGGAATCAAATATTTTCGCGGCATTTTGGCTTCGCCTTGTCCATCACAGGTTCTGTTGGAATTGCCATTTCCCTCTTTTTGACATTCGACAAACCTATGCTGGCCTGCTTTGCGTTGGCTGTTCTGCTCGTTGGCATCAGCATTTTCATGCGTGCCGCCGCCTATACTTTTTTGGCAGCTGCATCCATTTGCGGTTGTGTGGCAATTGGAATTTCATTCCTGCTCTATGAGGGATTGGGAGATGGGCTTTCTGCTCATCTGGTAAGTATTGCCGTCAACCTTTCCACGCTATGGTGGATACTGGTAGGCTTGGGGTTGGCGTACTTCTGCATGCGCGAAGGAAAATGGCGTGGCAGCTCACGAGGACCCATCGCTGACGCGTGGTTTTTTGGGGCTTATGCGGGGATGCTGCTATTCCAGATAGCCGCTCTTGGCCTGCCCTATGGCCTTAATCATTTTTTGAGCATTCCGGTTATAGGTGCGGCGGGTATTGGCCTGGGGGCTGCTGTAGGAACAGCGTGCGTAGCTTTTTTTCTGACCCGGAAGCGAAGTTGGCAAGTACGGGCGGCAGTCATGATTGGCATGGTTATATTTATTGTTCTTTCACGGTACCAGCCAGGAGCGACTTTAGCTGTTTTTGGTCTTGTTCTGGCAAGACAGTTGGGCAACGCTGTCATGCAGGGCTTTGTATTGGCGTACCTGCTGGCCTACATGATTTTCTACTACTACAACCTTGCAGTGCCGTTTTCGATGAAATCCGCCTACCTGACGATAACTGGCGTGCTGCTGTTATTGCTTGCCCTGATTTTGCAAATCTGGAAGACGAAAATGTCGAAGCAGGAGGCAAGTCATGCGTAA
- a CDS encoding GDYXXLXY domain-containing protein encodes MRKFYILAVLLLFFAGYAFSVQKMETVLANGKTILLPLAPVDPRALLMGDYMDLRYIVNADIRAALSKARAARDNSNVSQTKSRVEDTAVEGFAVLRIVNEPVPLAASFIRLDDGKPLLPGEFLLAYKERGHAVTTVATAFYFQEGTARQYEKARFGQFKVADNGKTVLVGLCDKQGKLIEAEAKADSQGDK; translated from the coding sequence ATGCGTAAGTTCTACATACTGGCGGTTCTGCTACTCTTTTTTGCTGGCTATGCCTTTTCTGTGCAAAAGATGGAAACGGTGCTTGCCAACGGCAAGACCATATTGTTGCCACTAGCCCCCGTGGACCCACGGGCGTTGCTTATGGGTGATTATATGGATCTCAGGTATATTGTTAATGCCGACATTCGCGCAGCTCTGTCCAAGGCAAGAGCCGCGCGTGACAACAGCAATGTATCGCAGACAAAAAGCAGGGTCGAGGATACGGCTGTAGAAGGCTTTGCCGTATTGCGTATTGTTAATGAGCCTGTGCCACTGGCGGCGTCCTTTATTCGACTGGATGACGGCAAGCCATTGCTGCCCGGCGAGTTTCTTCTTGCTTACAAAGAACGTGGACATGCCGTTACCACCGTTGCCACAGCCTTCTACTTTCAAGAAGGTACGGCTCGACAGTATGAAAAGGCCCGGTTTGGTCAGTTCAAGGTTGCTGATAATGGAAAAACTGTTCTTGTAGGGCTTTGCGATAAGCAGGGAAAATTGATTGAAGCTGAGGCAAAAGCCGATTCGCAAGGTGACAAATAG
- a CDS encoding peroxiredoxin, which yields MQDNDDNKRTCPAGLGQKIKDFAFSTYNPSSDSFEEHSFFEYSLSGKWLVIYFYPADFTFVCPTELADIGGYYKQLRNMGVEVISISTDSKFSHLAWCKAEKLLRDVNFLMASDTTGEIADFFGVYDKEAGTALRGTFIINPESILVGTEVNYYNVGRNAAELVRKMQAYVYVDKHPHQACPAAWEDGDGVLTPSEDLVGRVADFWVNRRS from the coding sequence ATGCAAGATAATGACGACAATAAAAGAACATGTCCCGCCGGGTTGGGCCAAAAGATTAAGGATTTCGCTTTTTCTACGTACAACCCAAGCTCGGACAGCTTCGAGGAACACAGTTTTTTTGAGTACAGCCTTTCCGGAAAATGGCTTGTTATTTACTTTTACCCGGCAGACTTCACTTTTGTCTGCCCAACAGAGCTTGCCGATATTGGCGGATACTACAAGCAGCTGAGAAATATGGGTGTTGAGGTTATTTCTATTTCAACAGACTCAAAGTTTTCTCATCTGGCGTGGTGCAAAGCCGAAAAACTGCTTCGGGATGTCAATTTCCTTATGGCGTCTGACACAACTGGGGAGATAGCAGATTTTTTTGGAGTGTACGACAAAGAAGCGGGAACAGCCCTGCGAGGCACGTTCATCATAAATCCTGAATCCATCCTGGTTGGAACAGAGGTCAACTATTACAATGTCGGGCGAAACGCAGCGGAACTGGTGAGAAAAATGCAGGCTTATGTGTATGTTGATAAACATCCGCATCAGGCATGCCCCGCAGCCTGGGAAGATGGTGACGGAGTCCTTACGCCTTCAGAAGATCTGGTTGGGCGAGTTGCAGATTTTTGGGTGAACAGGCGGAGCTGA
- a CDS encoding V4R domain-containing protein — MTTERKYTFSWSTIGDQLAIARPSLGATTRVEVYRLLQYTLRDILEEDYGHQKTDEIFRRAGAVAGREFFNKFCTDVEDIPGLVMVIENKFRDLGMGLFRVESINLEDLCFTLNVEEDLDCSGLPDTNEQICVYDEGFIQGILESFTGKKFEVREIDCWCTGARTCRFSANAVG, encoded by the coding sequence ATGACTACTGAAAGAAAGTATACGTTTTCCTGGAGCACCATTGGCGACCAGTTGGCTATAGCGCGCCCAAGCCTTGGCGCAACCACGCGCGTTGAGGTTTACAGACTGCTGCAATATACGCTGCGCGATATTCTGGAAGAAGATTATGGACATCAAAAGACAGATGAGATCTTTCGCAGGGCTGGCGCAGTTGCCGGAAGAGAGTTTTTCAATAAATTTTGTACGGATGTAGAAGATATTCCCGGTTTAGTGATGGTTATTGAAAACAAGTTCAGGGATCTGGGAATGGGCCTTTTTAGGGTTGAATCAATCAATCTTGAAGACTTGTGTTTTACACTGAATGTCGAAGAAGATCTTGATTGTTCCGGCCTGCCTGACACCAATGAACAAATCTGTGTTTATGACGAAGGGTTTATTCAGGGAATTCTGGAATCTTTCACGGGCAAAAAATTTGAAGTGCGTGAAATTGACTGCTGGTGCACAGGCGCCCGCACCTGCCGGTTCAGTGCCAATGCCGTCGGTTAG
- a CDS encoding GGDEF domain-containing protein, which produces MNGNNRTEIAHMVLGHAEQLLETAKPPQIPEEFAEDEKFVQFHEKMMNLREVMASFARGDLSQQIALRGVVAGFCKALQANLRHMAWKVQQVERGDYAQRMDFMGDFSSSFNKMVVQLETTIQALQQKEEALTNLAVSLQEEVKRRSETLQKLKKSEAEFKYLAQHDPLTGVFNRRSFFSMAKEKLENSFSLRKGCCFCLLDIDYFKVFNDTYGHVEGDSALKFVAEQAQLSLRKSDIMGRYGGEEFIFLFCNADLSQGYVAAERIRAAIENSPLKLEDGREVTLHASLGVAVLLDSWADMYSCSELQDHAIKLADAALYAAKAEGRNKVCVAPLKNICDN; this is translated from the coding sequence ATGAACGGCAATAATCGCACAGAAATAGCTCACATGGTTCTTGGCCACGCAGAGCAATTGCTGGAGACAGCAAAGCCTCCACAGATTCCTGAAGAATTTGCAGAAGACGAAAAATTTGTCCAGTTTCATGAAAAAATGATGAATTTGCGTGAGGTTATGGCGTCGTTCGCTCGTGGAGATCTCTCGCAACAGATAGCCTTGCGCGGCGTTGTAGCCGGATTCTGCAAGGCCTTGCAGGCCAACTTGCGCCATATGGCCTGGAAGGTGCAGCAGGTTGAAAGGGGTGACTACGCACAACGTATGGATTTTATGGGAGATTTTTCATCTTCCTTCAATAAGATGGTTGTGCAGTTGGAAACGACTATTCAGGCATTGCAGCAAAAAGAAGAGGCTTTAACTAATCTTGCCGTATCTCTTCAAGAAGAAGTGAAGCGCCGTAGCGAAACTTTGCAAAAGCTTAAAAAAAGCGAAGCTGAGTTTAAGTACCTTGCGCAACATGACCCTCTTACAGGTGTCTTCAATCGCCGTTCGTTCTTCTCTATGGCTAAGGAAAAACTGGAAAATTCTTTTTCCTTACGCAAAGGCTGTTGCTTTTGCTTGCTGGATATTGATTACTTTAAAGTTTTTAATGACACATACGGTCATGTTGAAGGCGACAGCGCCCTGAAATTTGTTGCGGAACAAGCTCAACTCAGCCTGAGAAAGTCAGATATTATGGGGCGATACGGTGGGGAAGAGTTTATTTTTCTTTTCTGTAATGCCGACTTGTCACAGGGCTATGTAGCTGCTGAAAGGATCAGAGCTGCGATTGAGAACTCACCACTGAAGTTGGAAGACGGAAGAGAAGTTACCTTGCATGCCAGCCTTGGAGTAGCAGTTTTGCTAGATTCATGGGCAGACATGTATAGTTGCAGTGAGTTGCAGGACCATGCCATAAAACTTGCTGATGCTGCATTGTATGCGGCAAAAGCAGAAGGAAGAAATAAAGTCTGTGTGGCTCCTCTAAAAAATATTTGTGATAATTAA
- a CDS encoding FAD-binding oxidoreductase, translating to MLDNYTSSLTSAHKKFLEKLFPGGVAFDPEVLRVYASDASLKVGTVLAVVRPENSDQVCEFMRWAETENIAVHTRGRGTSLSGGCVPTIPGIVISMLGMDKILNISRDDFVAEVEPGVSTAQLQEECEKLGMLYPPDPASAKATSVGGNVATCAGGLRAVKYGVTRDYVIGVEAVLPGGKLLRFGGRTHKDVIGLDIGRLFVGSEGTLGVITKLTLKLIPKPEASASVLVGYASLDAALASMGKVFAAGILPCAVEFMNETVLEILTKTSEVPWPDTVKSLLLFQVDGSNDTVPFENARLSHQLHDALWRMEGVGKDEEDKIWAYRRRVSAASYVLGPDRIGGDMAVPRGSILSAVRRFEKIAASNGKRLVAFGHAGDGNIHANLHYDASDPDDARRTEKTHHELDAAALEFGGSLSGEHGAGYLKDVSKQLGKDEHALMRGIRRVFDPKGILNPGKGY from the coding sequence ATGCTGGATAACTATACGTCATCACTCACGTCTGCACATAAAAAATTTCTTGAAAAACTGTTTCCGGGTGGGGTAGCTTTTGACCCTGAAGTGCTGCGTGTTTATGCTTCTGATGCCAGTTTGAAGGTCGGTACGGTGCTAGCCGTGGTTCGTCCTGAAAACAGCGATCAGGTTTGCGAATTTATGCGGTGGGCTGAAACTGAAAATATTGCTGTTCACACACGCGGACGGGGAACAAGTTTGTCAGGCGGATGTGTGCCCACTATTCCAGGCATAGTCATTTCCATGCTTGGTATGGATAAGATTCTGAATATTTCCAGGGATGACTTTGTGGCCGAGGTTGAGCCTGGCGTCAGCACGGCCCAGCTTCAGGAGGAATGCGAAAAACTGGGAATGCTGTATCCGCCCGATCCTGCCAGCGCCAAAGCCACCAGTGTGGGCGGCAATGTGGCTACCTGTGCAGGCGGCCTGCGTGCCGTTAAATACGGTGTTACTAGAGATTACGTAATTGGTGTTGAAGCCGTGCTCCCAGGCGGCAAATTGCTCCGCTTTGGGGGCCGTACGCACAAGGATGTTATTGGCCTTGATATTGGCCGCCTGTTTGTTGGCAGTGAAGGAACGCTGGGCGTAATCACCAAGCTTACCCTGAAGCTCATTCCCAAGCCCGAAGCTTCTGCCTCTGTGCTGGTAGGGTATGCCTCGCTCGATGCTGCCCTTGCCTCAATGGGCAAGGTTTTTGCCGCAGGTATTTTGCCCTGCGCCGTTGAATTCATGAATGAGACCGTATTGGAAATTTTAACAAAAACTAGCGAAGTACCCTGGCCAGATACGGTCAAATCGCTCCTGCTTTTTCAGGTAGACGGCAGCAACGATACTGTTCCATTTGAAAATGCCCGCCTTTCTCATCAGCTTCATGATGCTCTGTGGCGTATGGAAGGCGTGGGCAAGGATGAAGAGGACAAAATTTGGGCGTACCGTCGCAGAGTCTCGGCGGCTTCTTATGTTTTGGGGCCAGACCGTATCGGCGGTGACATGGCCGTTCCCCGTGGTTCTATTCTCAGTGCAGTGCGCCGTTTTGAAAAGATCGCCGCATCCAACGGCAAACGGCTTGTTGCCTTTGGTCATGCGGGTGATGGCAATATTCACGCAAATCTTCACTATGATGCCTCTGATCCTGACGATGCCCGGCGTACTGAAAAAACGCATCATGAACTGGATGCGGCCGCTCTGGAATTTGGCGGTAGTCTTTCAGGCGAGCACGGGGCAGGATACCTCAAAGACGTAAGCAAGCAGCTCGGTAAGGATGAACACGCCCTGATGCGCGGCATTCGGCGTGTTTTTGACCCCAAGGGAATACTCAACCCCGGCAAAGGGTATTAA
- a CDS encoding (Fe-S)-binding protein yields the protein MKRGCTQCGECLNVCPVYEIFKREEYAPKAKRLLMEPLDDTYGSGAEDTLSWAAVRELARMCAGCGRCQRTCARKLSTADLLADARAKNPHWTQALWEVWIRRAGPLWPMAGKLAMLTPEAIVPDNLRSLLETARALVDMPPCAPWMLLQPRESVQGKRVVLFSGCTAKNARPRWVQKAENLLQAWGYDVLDPAGFTCCGGTLHHAGQYKAQESARNQNLEVWRSLGKPLVTTFCASCKHSLEQYAALLAEDEGKEWKDKCQALSALLENPHIQTTGQAPSVIAYHQPCHWNTVDPDMPLLKRGLPGLKKGTGLCCGMGGILKMSNPGLSMKIAQKSIEGFASEARHVVTGCSGCVMQLASAVPKGIEVRHWLDIVDIEAVEIHKNLAN from the coding sequence ATGAAAAGAGGCTGCACGCAGTGTGGCGAGTGTCTGAACGTTTGCCCGGTGTATGAAATTTTCAAGCGTGAGGAATATGCGCCAAAGGCCAAGCGTCTGCTCATGGAGCCACTTGACGACACTTACGGCAGCGGAGCAGAGGATACCCTTTCCTGGGCCGCAGTGCGTGAGCTTGCGCGCATGTGCGCCGGATGTGGCCGCTGCCAGCGAACCTGTGCACGCAAGCTTTCCACCGCGGATCTTCTAGCGGATGCCCGCGCGAAAAATCCCCATTGGACGCAGGCGCTATGGGAAGTATGGATACGCAGGGCTGGCCCTCTTTGGCCCATGGCCGGAAAGCTCGCCATGCTCACGCCAGAGGCCATAGTGCCTGACAATCTGCGTTCTCTGCTGGAAACTGCCCGTGCCTTGGTGGATATGCCGCCGTGTGCTCCCTGGATGTTGCTTCAACCACGCGAAAGTGTTCAGGGCAAACGTGTTGTTCTGTTCAGTGGGTGTACAGCAAAGAACGCGCGGCCACGCTGGGTGCAAAAAGCGGAAAATCTGCTACAGGCTTGGGGTTATGATGTTCTTGATCCGGCGGGGTTCACCTGTTGCGGAGGAACTCTGCACCATGCCGGGCAGTACAAGGCGCAAGAAAGCGCGCGCAATCAGAATCTGGAAGTATGGCGCTCGCTGGGCAAACCATTGGTGACCACATTCTGTGCTTCCTGCAAACACAGTCTTGAGCAATACGCTGCCTTGTTGGCTGAAGATGAAGGCAAGGAGTGGAAAGATAAGTGCCAGGCACTGTCTGCCTTGCTGGAAAACCCGCATATACAGACCACCGGGCAGGCCCCTTCTGTCATAGCGTACCACCAACCCTGTCACTGGAATACTGTGGACCCGGATATGCCCCTGCTCAAGCGTGGTCTGCCCGGTTTGAAAAAAGGCACAGGGCTATGCTGCGGCATGGGGGGCATCCTTAAAATGAGTAATCCCGGCTTGTCGATGAAGATAGCTCAAAAATCTATTGAAGGTTTTGCTTCAGAAGCCCGGCATGTCGTTACCGGATGTAGCGGTTGCGTCATGCAGCTTGCTTCTGCCGTTCCCAAGGGCATTGAAGTACGTCACTGGCTGGATATAGTGGACATAGAAGCTGTGGAGATCCATAAAAATTTGGCCAACTAA
- the gcvH gene encoding glycine cleavage system protein GcvH, producing the protein MHFPDDRLYHSDHLWAQEQPDGSWLIGITDYAQDQLGSVIFVDLPQMAASFEQGQSCASIESVKVTSDAIMPIAGTIAETNADLADTPELLNSDPYGQGWLVRVTAGSHAAGSCLNSSAYTALIKL; encoded by the coding sequence ATGCACTTTCCAGACGACAGGCTGTATCATTCAGATCACCTTTGGGCACAAGAACAGCCAGATGGGTCTTGGCTTATTGGCATTACAGACTATGCCCAGGATCAGCTTGGCAGCGTAATATTTGTGGATCTGCCGCAAATGGCAGCCAGCTTTGAACAGGGGCAATCCTGCGCATCTATTGAGTCTGTAAAAGTGACCAGCGATGCCATCATGCCCATTGCTGGCACAATTGCAGAAACCAACGCAGATCTTGCCGACACCCCTGAACTGCTTAACAGCGATCCTTATGGGCAAGGCTGGCTGGTACGCGTCACTGCTGGCAGCCATGCTGCGGGAAGTTGCCTGAACAGTAGCGCATACACTGCTCTTATCAAGCTATAA
- a CDS encoding FAD-dependent oxidoreductase, with the protein MQSYDVIVIGGGPGGTTAARILAQAGKKVALIEDKHWGGTCLNAGCIPTKMLLGATVPQSLLHAQERVRLAQGSIQVDFAALQNRVARFTKGTSQTLAKTLLGLGITLFEGIGVCAGQKDGQACIQVTTDESLAELTGKKVILACGTSSASFPGLVPDHNNVLDSTDLLRIPAVPESLIVVGAGAIGLEMADFFSAMGSAVTVVEAAPHIAPTEDADIAKEMLRALTKKGIACHEGTKAKNLTSVDGKAQLELEDGTVITAAKALIAVGRFPNTKTLAVDSLGGSLTARGYVQVDETLQSAPGLYAIGDVNGLTLLAHAAEHQAAYVAKHILGETEGAYVPGPVPSCVYGSMEIMRVGKTASELLRQGKAVDVSQAALSANPIAQASGGTAGFVKIVWHDGQIAGIAAVGHGVSHLVTVAQLLIKEGYTESRLDEVMFAHPTLDEIMPMAIRAPKSTASKI; encoded by the coding sequence GTGCAATCATATGATGTTATTGTAATTGGCGGCGGGCCTGGCGGAACTACCGCAGCCCGTATTCTGGCCCAAGCAGGCAAGAAAGTAGCATTGATTGAAGACAAGCACTGGGGAGGAACCTGCCTTAACGCAGGCTGCATTCCTACAAAGATGTTGCTTGGGGCAACGGTCCCGCAAAGTCTTTTACATGCCCAGGAACGAGTGCGTCTCGCCCAAGGCTCTATACAGGTTGACTTCGCTGCTCTGCAAAACCGTGTCGCACGCTTTACCAAGGGAACAAGCCAGACCCTTGCAAAAACGTTGCTTGGCCTGGGTATTACTCTTTTTGAAGGTATCGGTGTTTGCGCGGGACAAAAGGATGGTCAGGCCTGCATACAGGTCACCACAGACGAAAGCCTTGCTGAGCTGACAGGAAAGAAGGTCATTCTGGCCTGCGGCACATCATCCGCAAGCTTCCCCGGCCTTGTGCCCGACCACAACAATGTTCTGGATAGTACGGATCTTCTGCGTATTCCGGCTGTTCCAGAAAGCCTGATTGTGGTGGGCGCAGGAGCTATTGGTCTGGAAATGGCAGATTTTTTTTCAGCTATGGGCAGCGCCGTTACTGTAGTGGAGGCCGCTCCGCACATAGCACCTACAGAAGACGCAGACATAGCCAAAGAAATGCTTCGTGCCCTGACCAAAAAGGGCATTGCCTGCCATGAAGGAACAAAGGCCAAAAATTTAACGTCCGTTGACGGCAAGGCCCAACTGGAGCTTGAGGATGGCACCGTCATCACGGCAGCCAAAGCCTTGATCGCTGTGGGGCGCTTTCCCAATACGAAAACCCTCGCTGTTGATAGCCTTGGCGGCAGCCTCACAGCTCGCGGCTATGTTCAGGTGGACGAAACCCTGCAAAGCGCGCCCGGCCTGTATGCCATCGGGGACGTTAACGGACTCACCCTTCTGGCGCATGCGGCAGAGCATCAGGCCGCCTATGTGGCCAAACACATTCTGGGCGAAACAGAAGGCGCGTATGTGCCCGGCCCCGTTCCATCCTGCGTATACGGCAGTATGGAAATCATGCGCGTTGGCAAAACCGCCAGTGAGCTTTTGCGCCAGGGCAAAGCTGTGGACGTATCCCAGGCTGCACTTTCAGCCAACCCCATTGCTCAGGCCAGCGGAGGCACAGCAGGTTTTGTAAAGATTGTTTGGCACGATGGTCAAATAGCAGGTATCGCCGCTGTCGGGCACGGTGTATCGCACCTTGTGACAGTGGCCCAATTGCTCATAAAGGAAGGATACACAGAATCCAGGCTGGATGAGGTCATGTTCGCCCACCCAACGTTGGATGAAATAATGCCTATGGCCATACGAGCGCCCAAATCCACTGCATCCAAGATATAA